One Methylocaldum marinum DNA window includes the following coding sequences:
- a CDS encoding NfeD family protein — MLRHIIVILIGLWLLVGIAGAAERQASESPAPPAPKIVAQLTIDGPIGPAISDYVARALKDAESRNAVLAVIRMDTPGGLDTAMRDIIRMILASRIPIASFVAPSGARAASAGTYILYASHIAAMAPATNLGAATPVAIGGPGGNEGESEPKEKDGERSGADSGDAMSRKMINDAVAYLRGLAHLRGRNAEWAEKSVREGASLTAEEALKMHVIDLVSPDIPTLLAELQGRRVNVLGREVTLDLTGASVETIDPDWRSRLLAVITNPNVAYILMMIGVYGLILEFYNPGSIVPGTVGVISLLLAMYAFQVLPVNYAGLALIIVGIGLMIAEAFAPSFGALGLGGIAAFVIGSVILIDTERMPGVGLSWAVIAAFALASLMFFGLAVGLILRSRHKPVVTGREEMIGAFGTALEDFRENGRIHVRSEIWTARSGIPVHKGQLVRVTGLDGLILSVTPLEEREEREP; from the coding sequence ATGCTACGACACATCATCGTCATCTTGATCGGGTTATGGCTCTTGGTCGGAATAGCCGGCGCGGCCGAACGGCAAGCGTCCGAATCCCCGGCTCCGCCGGCGCCCAAGATAGTCGCGCAGCTGACCATAGACGGTCCCATCGGCCCGGCAATCAGTGATTACGTCGCGCGCGCGCTGAAAGACGCCGAATCCCGAAATGCCGTTTTGGCCGTCATTCGGATGGACACGCCGGGAGGTCTCGATACCGCGATGCGCGACATCATCCGAATGATACTGGCTTCGCGTATTCCGATTGCGTCTTTCGTCGCTCCCAGCGGAGCCCGCGCGGCCAGCGCGGGCACCTACATTCTCTATGCCAGCCACATCGCCGCCATGGCCCCGGCTACCAATCTCGGCGCGGCTACCCCGGTTGCCATCGGCGGGCCGGGAGGCAATGAAGGCGAGTCCGAGCCGAAGGAGAAGGACGGCGAGAGATCCGGGGCCGACTCCGGCGACGCCATGTCCAGGAAAATGATCAACGACGCAGTGGCCTACTTGCGGGGGCTCGCTCATCTCCGGGGCCGAAACGCGGAATGGGCTGAAAAATCGGTGCGCGAGGGTGCGAGTCTTACCGCCGAGGAAGCGCTTAAGATGCACGTCATCGACCTGGTTTCGCCCGATATTCCCACCCTGCTTGCCGAATTGCAGGGCCGGCGGGTGAATGTTCTGGGACGCGAAGTGACCCTGGATTTGACCGGCGCCTCCGTTGAAACGATAGACCCCGACTGGCGCAGCCGTCTGCTGGCCGTCATCACCAACCCTAATGTCGCCTATATTCTGATGATGATCGGAGTGTACGGCCTGATACTCGAATTCTATAACCCGGGATCGATCGTGCCGGGGACGGTGGGCGTCATTTCTCTGTTGCTGGCGATGTATGCCTTTCAGGTCCTGCCGGTGAATTATGCCGGTCTCGCCCTGATCATCGTCGGTATCGGTTTGATGATCGCCGAGGCATTCGCACCGAGTTTCGGGGCGCTAGGCCTCGGCGGCATCGCAGCCTTCGTCATCGGCAGCGTCATTTTGATCGATACCGAACGCATGCCCGGGGTGGGGCTCAGTTGGGCCGTAATCGCGGCGTTCGCCCTGGCCAGCTTGATGTTCTTCGGGCTCGCGGTCGGCCTTATTCTGCGGTCACGGCATAAACCCGTGGTCACAGGGCGCGAAGAAATGATCGGCGCCTTCGGGACGGCTCTGGAGGATTTCCGGGAAAACGGCAGAATCCATGTCCGAAGCGAAATCTGGACGGCGCGCAGCGGGATTCCGGTGCACAAGGGTCAACTCGTCCGTGTAACGGGACTGGATGGGTTGATTCTCAGCGTTACGCCATTGGAAGAACGAGAGGAGCGAGAACCATGA
- a CDS encoding slipin family protein, producing MITTYFVVFLAVIVLMFLFAAIKVLREYERGVIFLLGRFYKVKGPGLFIVIPIIQQMVKVDLRTIVMDVPTQDVISRDNVSVKVNAIVFFRVIDPANAIIQVENYFEATSQLAQTTLRSVLGQHELDEMLAGREKLNIDIQGVLDQQTDAWGIKVSNVEIKHVDLDESMVRAIARQAEAERERRAKVIHAEGEFQASQRLVEAAKTLAQAPRAIELRYLQTLTEVAGDRSSTFVFPLPMEILSALKTGQDTKP from the coding sequence ATGATAACCACCTATTTTGTCGTTTTTCTGGCCGTCATCGTGCTGATGTTTCTGTTCGCGGCGATCAAAGTTCTGCGCGAATACGAACGGGGGGTCATTTTTTTGCTGGGCCGATTCTACAAGGTAAAGGGGCCGGGGCTGTTCATCGTAATTCCGATCATTCAGCAGATGGTCAAGGTCGATCTCAGGACCATCGTGATGGATGTGCCGACCCAGGACGTGATATCGAGGGACAATGTTTCGGTCAAGGTGAACGCGATCGTCTTTTTCCGCGTCATCGACCCAGCCAACGCCATCATCCAGGTGGAGAATTATTTCGAGGCGACCAGCCAGCTCGCGCAGACGACTTTGCGTTCGGTGCTCGGCCAGCACGAACTGGACGAAATGCTGGCGGGACGGGAGAAGTTGAACATCGATATACAGGGGGTACTCGATCAGCAGACCGATGCCTGGGGCATCAAGGTCTCCAATGTCGAGATCAAACATGTTGACCTGGACGAGAGCATGGTACGGGCGATCGCGCGGCAGGCGGAGGCCGAACGCGAGCGCCGCGCCAAAGTGATACACGCCGAGGGCGAGTTTCAGGCCTCGCAGCGGCTGGTCGAAGCCGCTAAGACCCTGGCGCAGGCTCCCAGAGCCATCGAGCTCCGCTATCTCCAGACCTTGACCGAGGTTGCGGGCGATCGATCTTCGACCTTCGTGTTCCCGCTGCCCATGGAAATCTTGAGCGCCCTCAAAACCGGCCAGGATACGAAGCCCTGA
- a CDS encoding urate hydroxylase PuuD — protein sequence MQNVMIQVIDALAKFGLDKLERALIFGVVLAAALAFATGSFEISQVWFAFLFRWLHVLSGVMWIGLLWYFNFVQIPSMPKIPDEQKPAIGKIIAPTALFWFRWAALSTVVTGLILATLNGYIVQALLLGYFNGGPATYIGLGMWLGLIMAYNVWNIIWPNQKKVLGLVEATDDEKKAAARTAMLTSRLNTMFSIPMLYFMVAAGHLA from the coding sequence ATGCAAAATGTCATGATCCAGGTGATCGACGCGCTCGCCAAATTCGGCTTGGACAAACTGGAAAGGGCGCTGATCTTCGGCGTCGTGCTGGCTGCGGCTCTCGCGTTCGCAACCGGCAGCTTCGAGATATCGCAAGTCTGGTTTGCCTTTCTTTTTCGCTGGCTGCATGTGCTTTCGGGCGTCATGTGGATCGGTTTGCTCTGGTACTTCAATTTCGTCCAGATCCCTTCCATGCCCAAAATTCCGGACGAACAAAAGCCCGCGATCGGCAAGATCATCGCGCCGACCGCGCTGTTCTGGTTCCGCTGGGCGGCGTTGTCCACCGTGGTAACCGGCCTGATTCTCGCCACCCTGAACGGCTATATCGTCCAGGCTCTGCTGCTGGGCTACTTCAACGGCGGCCCAGCCACATATATCGGCCTCGGAATGTGGCTCGGTCTGATCATGGCCTACAATGTCTGGAACATCATCTGGCCCAACCAGAAAAAAGTGTTGGGTCTGGTCGAAGCCACGGATGATGAAAAGAAGGCGGCCGCGCGGACAGCCATGCTGACCAGCCGACTCAACACCATGTTCTCGATCCCGATGCTCTATTTCATGGTCGCTGCGGGACACCTAGCGTAA
- the tnpA gene encoding IS66 family insertion sequence element accessory protein TnpA: MAMTKQEREMHWRVLLEQQAGSGLSVRAWCAREAVSYAAFIYWRRRVAQPAVVAPLTLMRVDGGETAVGGLWLSVGGVRIEVKPGFDAGLLKQVVAALVS; the protein is encoded by the coding sequence ATGGCGATGACGAAACAAGAACGAGAGATGCATTGGCGGGTCCTGCTGGAGCAACAGGCAGGGAGTGGGTTGTCGGTGCGCGCTTGGTGTGCGCGCGAGGCGGTCAGCTATGCGGCGTTCATCTACTGGCGTCGACGCGTAGCGCAGCCAGCGGTGGTGGCGCCACTGACGTTGATGCGGGTAGATGGCGGTGAGACAGCAGTCGGTGGTCTGTGGTTGTCGGTGGGCGGGGTTCGCATCGAGGTGAAACCGGGGTTCGATGCCGGGTTGTTGAAGCAGGTGGTGGCCGCATTGGTCTCGTGA
- the tnpB gene encoding IS66 family insertion sequence element accessory protein TnpB (TnpB, as the term is used for proteins encoded by IS66 family insertion elements, is considered an accessory protein, since TnpC, encoded by a neighboring gene, is a DDE family transposase.), whose product MLATILSAAAVYVVAEPVDLRKSIDGLALAVESSLGHSPLSGAVFVFFNRGRDKVKLLWWDRHGFWLAYKRLEKGRFRKPVQGTISRSDLLLLLEGVDLTVARFRAVRAGRVG is encoded by the coding sequence ATGCTGGCGACGATTCTGAGTGCGGCGGCGGTGTATGTGGTGGCCGAGCCGGTCGATTTGCGCAAGTCCATCGATGGTTTGGCGCTGGCGGTGGAGAGCAGTCTGGGGCATTCGCCGTTATCGGGTGCGGTGTTCGTGTTTTTCAACCGGGGCCGGGACAAGGTGAAGCTGTTGTGGTGGGATCGTCACGGTTTCTGGCTGGCCTACAAGCGGCTGGAGAAAGGCCGCTTCCGCAAGCCGGTTCAGGGGACGATTTCGCGCTCGGACCTGCTGCTGTTGCTGGAAGGCGTGGACCTGACGGTGGCCCGTTTCCGCGCGGTTCGCGCGGGTCGGGTCGGCTGA
- the tnpC gene encoding IS66 family transposase, producing MAAMNAAALAEENRTLKATLAQREARIERLEFDLAQLKKLLFGARSERLATLPDIDQLPLWDEVPEDAPVASPVAFKTVVVQSPAKNQPKRTALPAHLPREIVVLPLSAQDRQCPACGEERPVIGYESSERLDYVPAQLKVVETRREKCACAKCQGQLTTVPAPPQIIEQGIPLPGLLAHLLMAKYGYHLPLYRIEQIFARQGVPIARTTLCDWVIQSGWQLQPLVERMLALLKQQPVIFSDDTTVAVQDRGKTRETRFWVYAGHSPPIVVYDHTETRAGKHPKAKLEGYSGYLQADAYAGYDQIFAAGKVLEVACWAHARRKFFEIARQTENGKRISAHEALEYIGRLYAIEREAKEQQLDAEGTRKLRQEQARPILAEFKAWLEDRLRQLAPKTPTAQAIGYALKNWPALERYTEDGRLEIDNNRSERAIRPLTIGRKNWLFLGSPKGGQVAATVFSLIQTCKELDLNPEAYLKDVLTRLPTTKQREIDSLLPHNWKPANV from the coding sequence ATGGCAGCCATGAATGCCGCCGCTCTCGCCGAAGAAAATCGTACTCTAAAGGCCACCCTGGCCCAGCGCGAGGCGCGCATCGAACGGCTGGAATTCGACCTAGCGCAGCTGAAGAAGCTGCTGTTCGGCGCCCGTTCCGAGCGACTGGCGACCCTCCCCGACATCGACCAACTGCCGCTGTGGGATGAGGTGCCCGAGGACGCCCCCGTCGCCAGTCCGGTGGCGTTCAAGACGGTGGTGGTGCAATCGCCCGCCAAGAATCAACCGAAGCGCACCGCACTGCCGGCGCATCTGCCGCGAGAGATCGTGGTATTGCCGTTGTCGGCACAAGACCGGCAGTGTCCTGCCTGCGGTGAGGAACGGCCGGTGATCGGCTACGAAAGCTCCGAACGCTTGGATTACGTCCCGGCGCAACTGAAGGTCGTGGAAACGCGGCGGGAAAAGTGCGCCTGCGCGAAGTGCCAAGGGCAGTTGACCACGGTACCGGCCCCGCCGCAAATCATCGAGCAGGGCATCCCTCTGCCGGGTCTTCTGGCACATCTGCTGATGGCTAAATACGGCTATCACCTGCCGCTGTACCGCATCGAGCAAATCTTTGCCCGCCAGGGTGTCCCCATTGCCCGCACCACGTTGTGCGACTGGGTCATCCAGAGCGGCTGGCAGCTGCAGCCCTTGGTCGAGCGGATGCTGGCGTTGCTCAAGCAACAGCCGGTGATCTTCTCGGACGACACCACTGTGGCGGTGCAGGACCGCGGCAAGACGCGGGAAACCCGGTTTTGGGTATACGCCGGCCACTCGCCGCCCATCGTCGTCTATGACCACACCGAAACCCGGGCGGGCAAGCATCCCAAGGCCAAACTGGAAGGCTACAGCGGCTACCTGCAGGCGGACGCCTATGCCGGTTACGACCAGATCTTCGCCGCAGGCAAGGTCCTGGAAGTGGCGTGCTGGGCGCATGCGCGCCGCAAGTTCTTCGAGATTGCCCGACAGACCGAGAACGGCAAGCGCATCAGCGCCCATGAGGCCTTGGAGTACATCGGCCGGCTCTACGCCATCGAACGGGAGGCCAAGGAACAGCAACTCGACGCCGAAGGCACCCGAAAGCTACGGCAGGAACAGGCGCGGCCGATCCTGGCCGAGTTCAAGGCCTGGCTCGAAGACCGGCTGCGCCAGCTGGCGCCCAAGACCCCCACTGCCCAGGCCATCGGCTATGCCCTCAAGAACTGGCCGGCGCTGGAGCGCTATACCGAAGACGGTCGCCTGGAGATCGACAACAACCGCAGTGAGCGGGCGATCCGCCCCCTCACCATCGGCCGCAAGAACTGGCTGTTCCTCGGCTCGCCCAAGGGCGGCCAGGTCGCCGCCACGGTGTTCAGCCTCATCCAAACCTGCAAGGAACTCGACCTCAACCCAGAGGCCTACCTGAAAGACGTCCTGACCCGTTTACCCACCACCAAGCAGAGGGAGATCGACAGCCTGCTACCCCACAACTGGAAACCAGCCAACGTATAA
- a CDS encoding putative bifunctional diguanylate cyclase/phosphodiesterase: MAGEIWNKRKNKDVYPQWLTINVVKDADGRLTNYIATISGITERKQIEDRLHSLTHYDTLTGLPNRELFNMRLKEAIQRTRQNNSGLALLFIDLDRFKTVNDSLGHNAGDELLQQAAAHVKQSVRESDLAARFGGDEFTVILENITDPQKTQIVAQKIIQALSLPINLRHHQVFISPSIGIAFYPSDAIEIEELIKNADRAMYTAKCEGRNTFKFYSPGMNATALERLTLETQLRLALAKNQFVLNYQPQIDLPSGRIVGVEALIRWNHPEFGPVPPDRFIPLLEETNLILPVGAWALRTGCRQLREWHRLGLYPLRLAVNISVRQYRLDHLVPLLDTIIGETQVDPSCLELEITESIMIENLEATLQIFEALHARRIRISIDDFGTGYSSLSYLQRLPIDALKIDRSFIQNIHTSASDMKITKAIISLAHSLGIKVIAEGIENAQHLGFLKDARCEEGQGYFIMKAMPAPSLTDRLLRRLPDRTGIHDSER; encoded by the coding sequence ATGGCAGGTGAGATTTGGAACAAGCGGAAAAATAAGGATGTCTATCCCCAATGGCTGACCATCAACGTTGTAAAAGACGCCGACGGCCGCTTGACGAACTACATCGCGACCATTTCGGGCATCACGGAACGCAAGCAAATCGAGGATCGCCTTCACAGTCTCACACATTACGATACCTTGACCGGACTTCCCAACCGGGAATTGTTCAACATGCGGCTGAAGGAGGCCATCCAGCGGACGAGGCAAAACAATTCCGGCCTTGCTCTGCTGTTCATCGATCTCGACCGATTCAAAACGGTCAACGACTCACTGGGACACAACGCCGGCGACGAGCTGCTGCAGCAAGCCGCAGCCCACGTGAAACAGTCGGTACGAGAAAGCGACCTCGCGGCGCGATTCGGAGGCGATGAATTCACGGTCATTCTCGAAAACATCACCGACCCGCAAAAGACCCAAATCGTCGCCCAAAAGATCATCCAGGCGCTGAGCCTGCCGATTAACCTGCGGCACCATCAGGTTTTCATTTCGCCCAGTATCGGAATTGCGTTCTATCCTTCCGACGCGATTGAAATCGAGGAATTGATCAAGAATGCCGACCGCGCCATGTATACGGCCAAATGCGAAGGGCGCAATACCTTCAAGTTCTATTCGCCCGGCATGAATGCCACGGCTCTCGAACGACTGACACTGGAGACCCAGCTCCGCTTGGCTCTCGCGAAGAATCAGTTCGTTCTGAACTATCAACCCCAAATCGATCTCCCCAGCGGACGCATCGTCGGGGTGGAAGCCCTGATTCGGTGGAACCACCCCGAGTTCGGGCCGGTGCCGCCGGATCGATTCATACCCCTGCTCGAAGAAACCAATCTGATCCTTCCGGTCGGCGCATGGGCTTTGCGGACGGGCTGCCGGCAACTGCGGGAATGGCACAGGCTGGGGCTGTATCCGCTACGCCTGGCCGTCAATATTTCCGTTCGGCAGTACCGCCTCGATCATCTCGTTCCGCTGCTCGACACCATCATCGGGGAAACCCAGGTCGATCCAAGCTGCCTGGAACTCGAAATAACCGAAAGCATCATGATCGAAAACCTGGAAGCCACGCTGCAAATCTTCGAAGCCTTGCACGCACGGCGTATCAGAATTTCGATCGACGATTTCGGTACCGGCTATTCCTCTTTGAGTTATCTGCAACGCCTGCCTATCGACGCGCTGAAGATCGATCGTTCGTTCATCCAGAACATCCATACTTCCGCGAGCGACATGAAAATCACCAAGGCAATCATTTCGCTGGCGCACAGCCTGGGAATCAAAGTCATTGCCGAGGGTATCGAGAATGCCCAGCACCTGGGCTTTTTAAAAGACGCGCGATGCGAGGAGGGACAAGGCTACTTCATCATGAAAGCCATGCCCGCGCCTTCCTTGACCGACAGGTTGCTACGCCGCTTGCCCGACCGGACCGGCATTCACGATTCGGAAAGGTAA
- a CDS encoding PAS domain-containing response regulator, whose product MAQLLCVEEDVSLALLARASLAKLGHRLDIAATGEKGQDRLAAEQYDLVILGHTAPRKDGLTILRNMQALPSAPPIVMVCGTKALDVAVDALRLGAADYVVKDEHGAFFDLLPSVIQEVLCREHLLRARKDTENLNRIAEMVFQNVAEGILITDPDTRIIAINPAFSSITGYTTEEIIGNTPSILSSGRHDKAFYRRMWEAIELTGQWQVRFGTSGKIRMSIPNG is encoded by the coding sequence ATGGCTCAATTGCTCTGCGTCGAAGAAGACGTTTCCCTGGCGCTTCTCGCACGGGCGAGTCTCGCGAAACTCGGTCATCGGCTGGATATCGCCGCAACCGGCGAAAAGGGTCAGGACAGGCTGGCAGCGGAACAATACGACCTCGTGATCCTCGGCCACACGGCGCCGCGGAAAGACGGCCTGACCATCCTTCGCAACATGCAGGCTCTGCCGTCGGCACCTCCCATCGTCATGGTCTGCGGAACGAAGGCCCTGGACGTCGCGGTGGACGCCCTGCGCCTGGGCGCCGCCGATTATGTGGTAAAGGACGAACACGGCGCATTCTTCGATCTTCTGCCGTCGGTTATTCAGGAAGTTCTGTGCCGAGAGCACCTGCTTCGTGCCCGGAAAGATACGGAAAACCTGAATCGAATTGCCGAGATGGTATTTCAAAACGTAGCGGAGGGAATCCTGATTACCGATCCGGACACGCGCATTATTGCAATCAATCCCGCATTCAGTTCAATCACCGGCTATACGACCGAGGAGATCATCGGCAATACGCCGTCGATTTTGAGTTCGGGCAGGCACGACAAGGCATTTTATCGGCGTATGTGGGAGGCCATCGAGCTTACCGGGCAATGGCAGGTGAGATTTGGAACAAGCGGAAAAATAAGGATGTCTATCCCCAATGGCTGA
- a CDS encoding lipase family protein yields MSEQYSQEQQIHSLSMLANATFGVSFTQARGGVSGLQSYAVTVVTQTLANSTVQGLIGSDWTTVWGPVVYSNDPGAGSVVADNTMVLFNSPSQNLFVLAIAGTNIDSMYDWFKEDFAVNGRVSWSSIVGSDVHIPFEDLLAAVSGGTATGLQILLGMQDSNGTTMVEALSTAAGKLKDAATLAVAGHSLGGALSPAMALYLHDMQQTSGNWNASGKINSIQAWPTAGPTPGNGSWAAYYEYVVGTELSQYGAPLSYTSKYNTLDVIPQAWQSSTLADVPTLYEPSISQPKGSTPAEAITGVLAVAAVLNAVDTGNPFSLFNQVTPWTSLAGTFDTATDEAIQTKLKNIGLAIPSGLSAYQPYFENLARFLAQMAYQHTTAYNTLLDIEDFASEYGAIKQNNDPDGKSDAQLHEEALGRRLGVDLSKLKQLDSAAPAAQDMA; encoded by the coding sequence ATGAGCGAACAGTACTCACAGGAGCAACAGATCCACAGTCTTTCTATGCTGGCCAATGCAACCTTCGGCGTCAGCTTCACCCAGGCACGGGGCGGCGTATCCGGATTGCAGAGCTATGCCGTTACGGTGGTTACGCAGACCCTCGCGAACAGCACGGTTCAGGGGCTTATCGGCAGCGACTGGACTACCGTATGGGGACCGGTGGTTTATTCCAACGATCCCGGCGCCGGTTCCGTCGTTGCCGACAACACGATGGTCCTGTTCAACAGTCCTTCGCAGAACCTGTTCGTGCTGGCGATTGCCGGCACCAACATCGATTCCATGTACGATTGGTTCAAGGAAGACTTTGCCGTCAACGGCCGGGTAAGCTGGAGCAGCATCGTCGGGAGCGACGTCCACATCCCGTTCGAGGACCTGCTCGCCGCGGTCTCCGGCGGCACCGCGACCGGTCTTCAGATATTGCTGGGCATGCAGGACAGCAACGGGACTACCATGGTCGAAGCGCTGTCTACGGCGGCCGGCAAACTGAAAGACGCGGCCACGCTGGCGGTGGCCGGACACAGCCTGGGCGGCGCGCTGAGCCCGGCCATGGCGCTGTACCTTCACGATATGCAGCAGACCTCCGGCAACTGGAATGCGTCCGGCAAGATCAACAGCATACAGGCCTGGCCCACCGCCGGTCCGACACCGGGCAACGGCTCCTGGGCCGCCTATTATGAATATGTCGTGGGTACGGAACTCAGCCAGTACGGTGCGCCGCTGTCCTATACCAGCAAGTACAATACGCTGGACGTGATCCCGCAGGCCTGGCAGAGCAGTACGCTGGCCGATGTGCCCACGCTTTACGAGCCGAGCATCTCCCAGCCCAAGGGGTCGACGCCTGCGGAAGCGATCACCGGCGTACTGGCCGTCGCCGCGGTACTGAATGCCGTGGATACCGGCAATCCGTTTTCCCTTTTCAACCAGGTCACGCCCTGGACCAGCCTGGCAGGGACGTTCGATACGGCGACCGACGAGGCTATCCAGACCAAGCTGAAAAACATCGGCCTGGCGATCCCTTCGGGTCTTTCGGCTTACCAGCCCTATTTCGAAAACCTGGCCCGCTTCCTGGCCCAGATGGCTTACCAGCATACGACCGCATACAACACACTGCTCGATATCGAAGATTTTGCATCCGAATACGGGGCCATCAAGCAAAACAACGATCCCGATGGAAAGAGCGATGCCCAGTTACATGAAGAAGCGCTGGGCCGCAGACTGGGTGTCGACCTGTCCAAGCTGAAACAGCTCGATTCGGCAGCACCGGCTGCCCAGGACATGGCGTAA
- a CDS encoding phosphatidylglycerophosphatase A family protein, with amino-acid sequence MISQTRKTRSHRRVKPAEIFGDPLCFLGFGFGSGLAPVAPGTFGTLAAIPIYWLVADLSTPVYAFIVIALAIAGIFICGHCEQRLDVQDHPGIVWDEIVGFLITMMFVPASWQWVVIGFLAFRLFDIWKPWPIALLDRTVHGGLGVMLDDVLAGVYAAIGLVILRSGFGI; translated from the coding sequence GTGATTAGTCAGACAAGAAAAACAAGATCCCACCGCCGCGTCAAACCGGCAGAAATTTTCGGTGATCCCCTGTGTTTCCTGGGATTCGGCTTCGGCTCCGGTCTCGCGCCGGTCGCCCCCGGAACCTTCGGAACGCTGGCCGCCATCCCGATCTACTGGCTTGTGGCCGATCTGAGCACTCCGGTTTACGCCTTCATCGTGATCGCGCTTGCGATCGCCGGGATTTTTATCTGCGGCCACTGCGAACAGCGTCTCGACGTGCAAGACCACCCCGGCATCGTGTGGGACGAGATCGTCGGCTTCTTGATCACCATGATGTTCGTGCCGGCTTCCTGGCAGTGGGTGGTCATCGGCTTTCTGGCCTTTCGGCTTTTCGACATCTGGAAGCCGTGGCCGATCGCCCTGCTGGACCGAACCGTCCACGGCGGGCTCGGAGTGATGCTGGATGATGTATTGGCCGGCGTTTACGCCGCCATCGGCCTTGTAATATTACGGAGCGGATTCGGGATCTGA
- the thiL gene encoding thiamine-phosphate kinase has protein sequence MAIGEFELIRRFFTKQAVKQASTVLGVGDDCALLRVEERQDLAVTADTLVEGVHFLPDVDPESLGHKVLAVNLSDLAAMGAEPRWVTLALTLPHPERAWLQSFARGFFALAERHGVELVGGDTTRGPLTITVQALGLAPREHALRRSGARPGDLVYLTGELGTAGLGLKIRQGSTDIDDPTAVVRLEKPEPRIDAGIRLRGLASSCIDVSDGLAADLGHILEASGVGATIEWDRLPLTDGISRYIVETGDWRMPLSAGDDYELCFTVPPANRDALEQRLAAGDCPFALIGRIESQAGLRLLRDGWSIEFSQDGYQHFTRD, from the coding sequence ATGGCTATAGGTGAATTCGAACTGATTCGCCGTTTTTTCACCAAGCAAGCCGTCAAGCAGGCTTCCACGGTTTTGGGCGTCGGCGACGACTGTGCCTTACTGCGCGTCGAGGAAAGGCAGGATCTGGCCGTAACCGCTGATACCCTGGTCGAAGGGGTGCACTTTCTGCCTGATGTCGACCCGGAAAGCCTGGGCCATAAGGTGTTGGCGGTAAATCTCAGCGATCTCGCCGCGATGGGCGCGGAACCCCGCTGGGTGACGCTGGCACTCACCCTTCCCCATCCCGAGCGCGCCTGGCTGCAAAGTTTCGCCAGGGGTTTCTTCGCCTTGGCCGAGCGCCATGGCGTAGAACTGGTCGGCGGAGATACCACACGCGGGCCTTTGACGATCACGGTACAGGCCCTCGGACTTGCGCCCCGGGAGCATGCTCTTCGGCGTTCCGGTGCCCGCCCCGGGGACCTGGTTTATCTGACGGGCGAATTGGGTACCGCAGGACTGGGACTCAAGATTCGTCAGGGCAGCACCGATATCGACGACCCGACTGCCGTCGTTCGCCTGGAAAAACCGGAACCCCGAATCGACGCGGGAATCAGGCTGCGCGGTCTGGCCAGCAGCTGCATCGACGTGTCCGACGGGCTCGCGGCCGATCTGGGACACATACTGGAAGCAAGCGGCGTGGGCGCTACGATCGAGTGGGACCGCCTGCCATTGACGGACGGCATATCCCGTTACATTGTGGAGACCGGCGACTGGCGGATGCCGCTATCGGCCGGAGACGATTACGAACTCTGCTTCACCGTTCCGCCGGCAAACCGGGACGCGCTGGAGCAGCGCCTGGCGGCAGGCGATTGTCCTTTCGCCCTGATCGGACGAATCGAGTCGCAGGCAGGGCTAAGGCTGTTAAGAGACGGCTGGTCCATCGAATTTTCCCAAGACGGATATCAGCACTTTACCCGTGATTAG